In the genome of Tripterygium wilfordii isolate XIE 37 chromosome 19, ASM1340144v1, whole genome shotgun sequence, one region contains:
- the LOC119986076 gene encoding probable leucine-rich repeat receptor-like serine/threonine-protein kinase At3g14840 isoform X3 yields MLPHQLHFVSLIVLCFTTLAFGATRLPNDEDPCGQEGGWANQYQEKGYENVVTCVCNNTICHVTSIVLKAQSLQCRLPPELTRLPQLEQIDLTRNYLSGTIPKEWGSMKLVNISLGGNPLTGSIPIEFVNISTLKSLVVEFCHLSGSLPFELGHLPAIERLFLSSNNFTRELPPTFVELTSLKDFRISDNQFMGKIPDFIQNWTKLEKLVIQGSGLGGPIPSGISLLENMNDLRISDLSGNESTFPSLSSMKNLETLILSSCNIVGQLPDQLGEMTNLKTLDLSFNKLTGGIPPSVVSLSRIEVMFLTGNALTGAVPDWLLTKSANIDLSYNNFSVHGSCQQQSVNLFGSSSMGNVSGMVSCLKSFRCPETFEYFHINCGGDEATLNGITYAGDTDAASSASYYQSKSNWAFSSTGKFTEDGRSPKSYTWKNTTKLTENIQGLYTEARLSPLSLTYYGFCLRNGKYNVDLHFAEIMFTAEKENISVGRRIFDVYIQGTRVLKDFNIEDEADGLGKATVKNFPAEVNNDTMEIRFHWAGKRTTGIPVKGVYGPLISAISVTHVDYKPPSEGGKSGTPIGTVIGIIAAVASVIILVLASFWWKGCLKRKDAVGLDLKGLDLQTGSFTLRQIKAATKNFDAAYKIGEGGFGSVYKGFLSDGAIIAVKQLSSKSKQGNREFVNEIGMISALQHPHLVKLYGCCIEGNQLLLVYEYMENNSLARALFEGPDECRLKLNWPTRLKICIGIARGLAFLHEESRLKIVHRDIKATNVLLDKDLNPKISDFGLAKLDEEDNTHISTRIAGTYGYMAPEYAMRGYLTDKADVYSFGVVALEIVSGRSNTSYRAKEESFYLLDWALVLKEEGKLLELVDPRLGSEYKQDEVMAMINVALLCTNSAPALRPSMSTIVSILEGKSLVPEVVSDQSGLVYEMKRKAMKMYFKDTAENGISGSQSMSIDGPWTASSSAADLYPINLESDYLMNRN; encoded by the exons ATGTTACCTCATCAACTTCACTTTGTATCCTTGATTGTTCTTTGCTTCACTACTCTTGCATTTGGTGCCACTCGATTACCAAACGATGAAG ATCCATGTGGTCAGGAAGGGGGATGGGCTAACCAGTACCAAGAAAAAGGATATGAGAATGTTGTCACCTGTGTCTGTAACAACACCATCTGCCACGTCACTAGCAT TGTGCTCAAGGCCCAAAGTCTTCAATGCCGTCTTCCTCCAGAGTTAACAAGGCTGCCTCAGCTGGAACAAAT TGACCTTACTCGCAATTACCTCAGCGGTACAATCCCAAAAGAATGGGGTTCCATGAAACTAGTCAATAT CTCTCTTGGTGGGAACCCGTTAACAGGTTCCATCCCAATAGAATTTGTAAACATCTCCACTCTTAAAAGTTT AGTGGTTGAGTTTTGTCATCTTTCTGGGTCTCTTCCTTTCGAGCTTGGACATTTGCCTGCCATTGAAAGACT GTTTCTAAGCTCAAACAATTTTACTCGGGAGTTGCCTCCAACTTTTGTTGAACTGACCTCATTGAAGGACTT CCGAATTAGTGATAACCAATTCATGGGGAAGATACCTGATTTTATCCAGaattggacaaaacttgaaaaatt GGTAATACAGGGAAGTGGCTTGGGTGGGCCTATCCCTTCGGGCATCTCTCTTTTGGAAAATATGAATGACTT GAGAATCAGTGACTTGAGTGGGAATGAATCGACTTTTCCATCATTGAGTAGTATGAAAAACCTTGAGACACT GATATTAAGTAGTTGCAATATAGTTGGACAGCTGCCTGACCAGCTTGGGGAGATGACCAATCTAAAAACCTT AGACCTCAGCTTTAACAAACTTACTGGAGGAATTCCGCCCAGCGTTGTTAGTCTATCCCGCATTGAAGTTAT GTTTCTTACTGGGAATGCTCTAACTGGGGCAGTGCCTGACTGGTTGCTGACAAAAAGCGCCAACAT TGATCTTTCATATAATAATTTTTCAGTTCATGGATCTTGTCAGCAGCAGAGTGT AAATTTGTTTGGGAGCTCGTCAATGggaaatgtttc TGGAATGGTTTCATGTCTAAAGAGCTTTCGTTGTCCAGAAA CATTTGAGTATTTCCATATAAATTGTGGGGGAGATGAAGCGACTCTCAATGGAATTACATATGCGGGTGATACTGATGCCGCTTCATCTGCAAGTTACTACCAAAGTAAAAGTAATTGGGCTTTCAGCAGCACCGGCAAATTCACAGAAGATGGCCGATCTCCAAAATCTTATACCTGGAAAAATACAACTAAACTAACTGAGAACATTCAGGGACTGTACACGGAAGCACGCCTTTCACCTCTCTCTCTAACTTATTATGGTTTCTGCCTTCGAAACGGAAAGTACAATGTTGACCTTCACTTTGCAGAGATCATGTTTACAGctgaaaaggaaaatataagCGTCGGCAGGCGTATATTTGATGTTTACATTCAG GGAACACGGGTTTTGAAGGATTTTAATATTGAGGATGAAGCAGATGGACTTGGTAAAGCAACTGTCAAAAACTTCCCTGCTGAAGTAAACAATGATACCATGGAGATCCGCTTTCACTGGGCTGGAAAAAGGACTACCGGTATCCCTGTTAAAGGAGTTTACGGTCCTCTGATATCTGCAATCTCTGTGACTCATGTCG ATTATAAACCTCCATCAGAAGGAGGAAAGAGTGGTACGCCTATAGGGACTGTGATTGGAATCATAGCTGCAGTAGCATCCGTTATTATCCTTGTTCTGGCTAGTTTTTGGTGGAAGGGCTGTTTAAAACGTAAAGATGCTGTTGGACTAG ATTTGAAGGGCCTAGATTTACAAACTGGTTCATTTACGCTGAGGCAAATTAAAGCTGCTACAAAAAACTTTGATGCAGCTTATAAAATTGGGGAAGGTGGTTTTGGCTCTGTTTACAAg GGTTTTCTCTCAGATGGTGCCATAATTGCAGTAAAACAGCTCTCTTCCAAGTCAAAGCAAGGAAATCGGGAGTTTGTGAATGAGATTGGGATGATCTCTGCTCTGCAGCACCCTCATCTTGTAAAGCTCTATGGATGCTGTATTGAAGGAAATCAACTGTTGCTGGTGTATGAATACATGGAAAACAACAGCCTTGCTCGTGCTTTATTTG AAGGCCCAGACGAATGTCGGCTGAAATTGAACTGGCCAACAAGACTCAAGATCTGTATCGGCATAGCAAGAGGTTTGGCTTTCTTACATGAAGAATCAAGACTGAAGATTGTTCACAGAGACATCAAAGCTACTAATGTGTTGCTTGACAAGGATCTTAATCCTAAGATATCCGATTTTGGTTTGGCAAAGCTCGATGAGGAGGATAATACACACATAAGCACCAGAATTGCTGGCACCTA TGGATATATGGCTCCTGAATATGCAATGCGGGGTTACCTAACTGACAAAGCAGATGTGTATAGTTTTGGGGTCGTTGCCTTGGAAATTGTCAGTGGGAGGAGCAATACCAGTTATCGGGCAAAGGAGGAATCTTTCTATCTTCTTGATTGG GCTCTTGTTTTAAAAGAGGAGGGAAAATTACTGGAATTAGTGGACCCGAGGTTGGGTTCGGAGTATAAACAAGATGAAGTGATGGCAATGATTAATGTGGCTTTACTATGCACTAATTCCGCTCCAGCACTTAGACCAAGTATGTCTACGATTGTCAGCATCCTTGAAGGTAAATCTTTAGTTCCTGAGGTGGTTTCTGATCAAAGCGGGTTGGTCTATGAGATGAAGAGGAAGGCAATGAAGATGTATTTCAAAGACACAGCAGAAAACGGAATTAGCGGAAGCCAGAGCATGTCAATTGACGGTCCATGGACTGCTTCTTCATCTGCAGCTGATCTATATCCAATCAACCTGGAGTCTGATTATTTGATGAATAGAAATTAA